A window from Mycobacterium saskatchewanense encodes these proteins:
- a CDS encoding nitroreductase family deazaflavin-dependent oxidoreductase — translation MADRPDIGDVREFNNALIEEFRANGGKVAGQFAGANLLLLTTTGARSGQPRVSPLAYFRIDGKLIIIGSFAGSPRDPAWVHNLRANPRARVEVGAETGVQALDVTARELPIADREDVLPKVVAAAPVVAEYQANTSRVIPLFELQPA, via the coding sequence ATGGCTGACAGACCGGACATCGGCGACGTAAGAGAATTCAACAACGCCCTCATCGAGGAATTCCGGGCGAACGGCGGGAAGGTCGCCGGGCAGTTCGCGGGCGCGAACCTGTTGCTGCTCACCACGACCGGCGCCAGGTCCGGGCAGCCGCGGGTATCACCGCTGGCCTACTTCCGCATCGACGGCAAGCTGATCATCATCGGCTCCTTCGCCGGCTCCCCCAGGGACCCGGCCTGGGTGCACAACCTGCGGGCGAATCCACGGGCGCGCGTGGAGGTCGGCGCCGAAACGGGTGTCCAGGCATTGGACGTCACCGCCCGCGAGCTGCCGATTGCCGACCGCGAGGACGTCCTGCCGAAGGTCGTCGCCGCGGCGCCGGTGGTCGCCGAGTACCAGGCCAACACGAGCCGGGTGATCCCGCTGTTCGAGCTGCAGCCGGCCTAG
- a CDS encoding FUSC family protein → MRAARAGLKRLRGVWFTLLQTSVAAGLSWYVAHEALGHPQPFFAPIAAAVSLSISNVLRAQRAIQMMIGVTVGIAVGTLVQAVFGPGSLAIGVAALLALCVAVFIGHGYIGQGMMFANQTAVSAILVLALYRSGVGFERLFDALLGGVVAIVFAVLLFPADPLRVLRTARVGVLGVLHGVLTDASEVAAGRRAAPPDWPLSAVDRVHAELGELVGARTTARQAVRIAPRRWGLRDAVDAAEHQAVHVALLAGSVLELARALAVDSCRDGFPPTVPTVLVELAAATALADPDPAGASAYTAAARHHARRLQSQAREKTEVVLADVVTACVDDLQRVIELRQVRRV, encoded by the coding sequence GTGAGGGCGGCGCGCGCAGGCCTCAAGCGGCTGCGCGGCGTGTGGTTCACGCTGCTGCAGACCTCGGTCGCCGCGGGCCTGTCCTGGTACGTCGCCCACGAGGCGCTCGGCCACCCACAACCGTTCTTCGCGCCGATCGCCGCCGCGGTGTCGCTGTCGATCAGCAACGTGCTGCGCGCGCAGCGGGCCATCCAGATGATGATCGGTGTGACCGTGGGCATCGCGGTGGGCACCTTGGTGCAGGCCGTGTTCGGCCCCGGTTCCCTGGCCATCGGGGTGGCCGCGCTGCTGGCGCTGTGCGTGGCGGTCTTCATCGGTCACGGCTACATCGGTCAGGGGATGATGTTCGCCAACCAGACCGCCGTCTCCGCGATCCTGGTGCTCGCGCTGTACCGCAGCGGCGTCGGCTTCGAGCGCCTCTTCGACGCGCTGCTCGGGGGCGTCGTCGCGATCGTGTTCGCCGTGCTGCTGTTTCCGGCCGACCCGTTGCGAGTGCTGCGCACCGCGCGCGTCGGGGTACTCGGCGTCCTGCACGGTGTCCTGACGGACGCCTCGGAGGTCGCCGCGGGGCGCCGGGCCGCCCCGCCCGACTGGCCGCTGTCGGCCGTCGACCGGGTGCACGCCGAGCTCGGCGAGCTGGTCGGCGCGCGCACCACCGCCCGCCAGGCTGTGCGCATCGCGCCGCGACGGTGGGGCCTGCGCGACGCCGTCGACGCCGCCGAGCACCAGGCCGTGCACGTGGCGCTGCTGGCGGGGTCGGTGCTGGAACTGGCGCGTGCCCTCGCGGTCGACAGCTGCCGCGACGGGTTCCCGCCGACCGTGCCCACCGTGCTGGTCGAGCTTGCGGCGGCGACCGCCCTCGCCGACCCGGACCCGGCGGGCGCGTCGGCGTACACCGCGGCCGCGCGCCACCACGCGCGCCGGCTGCAGTCGCAGGCCCGGGAGAAGACCGAGGTGGTGCTGGCCGACGTCGTCACCGCCTGCGTGGACGACCTGCAGCGGGTGATCGAGCTGCGGCAGGTGCGCAGGGTGTGA
- a CDS encoding MmcQ/YjbR family DNA-binding protein: MATWDDVARIVGGLALTSEPSPHDWRVGKKLLAWERPLRPSDREALARSGVEPPSGDILGVRVSDEGVKFALIADEPDIYFTTPHFDGYPAVLVRLAEASVRGLEELITEAWLTQAPKKLVQEFLADSM, from the coding sequence GTGGCCACGTGGGACGACGTCGCCCGCATCGTCGGTGGGCTGGCACTCACCTCGGAGCCGTCACCGCATGACTGGCGGGTCGGCAAGAAACTGCTGGCGTGGGAGCGGCCGCTGCGCCCGTCGGACCGCGAGGCGCTGGCGCGCAGCGGGGTGGAGCCCCCCTCGGGCGACATCCTCGGCGTCCGGGTGTCCGACGAGGGCGTCAAGTTCGCGTTGATCGCCGACGAGCCGGACATCTACTTCACGACCCCGCATTTCGACGGCTACCCCGCGGTGCTGGTCCGGCTGGCCGAGGCGTCGGTTCGCGGGCTCGAGGAGCTGATCACCGAGGCCTGGCTGACGCAGGCGCCGAAGAAGCTGGTGCAGGAGTTCCTGGCCGACTCGATGTGA
- a CDS encoding transglutaminase family protein, with amino-acid sequence MSEAGPQPDEAPVAHRHRVTHRTEYRYSDVVTSSYGRGFLTPRDSLRQRCIAHRLTIDPAPADSSTSRDVYGNISNYFHVTEPHRALTITSDSIVDVYPPPPQRYSSGPATQPWEAARPAGSRGALATEFTLDLDPPEITDAVRDYAAPSFPPGRPLVEVLRELTSRIFADFTYRSGSTTISTGVNEVLAAREGVCQDFARLAIACLRANGLAASYVSGYLATDPPPGKDRMIGIDATHAWAAVWTPQEPGQFEWLGLDPTNDQLVDQRYIIVGRGRDYADVPPVRGIIYTNSEHSKIDVAVDVVPFEGESFDA; translated from the coding sequence TTGTCCGAAGCCGGCCCGCAGCCGGATGAGGCCCCCGTCGCCCACCGCCACCGCGTCACCCACCGCACCGAGTACCGCTACTCGGACGTGGTGACCAGCTCTTATGGCCGCGGTTTCCTCACCCCGCGCGACTCGCTGCGCCAGCGCTGCATCGCCCACCGGCTGACCATCGACCCCGCACCCGCCGACAGCTCCACCAGCCGCGACGTGTACGGCAACATCAGCAACTACTTCCACGTCACCGAACCGCACCGCGCGCTGACGATCACCAGCGACTCGATCGTCGACGTGTACCCGCCGCCGCCGCAGCGGTACAGCAGCGGGCCGGCGACCCAGCCGTGGGAGGCGGCCCGGCCGGCCGGTAGCCGGGGGGCGCTCGCCACCGAGTTCACCCTTGACCTCGACCCGCCGGAGATCACCGACGCGGTCCGCGACTACGCCGCGCCCAGTTTCCCGCCGGGGCGGCCGTTGGTGGAGGTGCTGCGGGAGCTCACGTCGAGGATTTTCGCCGACTTCACCTACCGCTCGGGGTCGACGACGATTTCCACCGGGGTCAACGAGGTTCTGGCGGCCCGCGAAGGGGTATGTCAAGACTTTGCGAGGCTGGCGATCGCCTGCCTCCGCGCTAACGGTCTTGCAGCCAGCTACGTCTCGGGGTATCTGGCCACCGACCCGCCCCCCGGAAAGGATCGCATGATCGGCATCGACGCCACCCACGCCTGGGCCGCGGTATGGACGCCGCAGGAGCCCGGCCAATTCGAGTGGCTTGGGCTCGATCCCACCAACGACCAGCTGGTCGACCAGCGCTACATCATCGTCGGGCGCGGACGCGACTACGCGGACGTGCCGCCAGTGCGCGGCATCATCTACACCAACTCCGAACACAGCAAGATCGACGTGGCCGTCGACGTCGTGCCGTTCGAGGGGGAGTCCTTCGATGCGTGA
- a CDS encoding zinc-binding metallopeptidase family protein produces MRDFHCPNCGQRLTFENSECLSCGSALGFSLEQMALLVIAKGDEGEHAGAVPAEEYQLCGNLYLAECNWLVPKSDRGSLCVSCALTLERPNDADTEGLAAFARAEAAKRRLIVELHELRLPIIGRDQDPDYGLGFRLLSSAHEKVITGHENGVITIDLAEGDDVHREQLRVEMEEPYRTLLGHFRHEIGHYYYYRLIAPTADYVARFNELFGDPDADYQEALDRHYRNGAPEGWQETFVSSYATMHAAEDWAETFAHYLHIRDTLDTCAWCGLAPATATFDRPPLGPSAFQMIIDLWLPLSWSLNMVNRSMGHDDLYPFVLPTKVLEKMQFIHTVVEELTSQETGPAAIAG; encoded by the coding sequence ATGCGTGACTTCCACTGCCCCAACTGCGGCCAGCGCCTGACGTTCGAGAACTCCGAGTGCCTGTCGTGCGGCAGCGCGCTGGGCTTCTCCCTCGAGCAGATGGCGTTGCTGGTCATCGCCAAGGGCGACGAGGGCGAGCACGCCGGCGCCGTGCCCGCCGAGGAATACCAGCTGTGCGGCAACCTCTATCTGGCCGAATGCAATTGGCTGGTCCCCAAGAGCGACCGCGGGAGCCTGTGCGTGTCGTGCGCGCTCACCCTTGAGCGGCCCAACGACGCCGACACCGAGGGGCTGGCGGCCTTCGCCCGCGCCGAGGCGGCCAAACGGCGGCTCATCGTGGAGCTGCACGAGCTGCGGCTGCCGATCATCGGGCGCGACCAGGACCCCGACTACGGCCTGGGATTCCGGCTGCTGTCCAGCGCGCACGAGAAGGTGATCACGGGACACGAGAACGGCGTCATCACCATCGATCTGGCCGAGGGCGACGACGTGCACCGCGAGCAGCTGCGCGTCGAGATGGAGGAGCCGTACCGGACGCTGCTGGGGCACTTCCGCCACGAGATCGGCCATTACTACTACTACCGGCTGATCGCCCCGACGGCCGACTACGTCGCCCGGTTCAACGAGCTGTTCGGCGACCCCGACGCCGACTACCAGGAGGCGCTGGACCGGCATTACCGCAACGGCGCGCCGGAGGGCTGGCAGGAGACGTTCGTGTCGTCGTACGCGACGATGCACGCCGCCGAGGACTGGGCCGAGACGTTCGCGCACTACCTGCACATCCGGGACACCCTGGACACCTGCGCGTGGTGCGGCCTGGCGCCGGCGACGGCGACGTTCGACCGGCCGCCGCTGGGGCCCAGCGCATTTCAGATGATCATCGACCTGTGGCTGCCGCTGTCGTGGTCGCTGAACATGGTGAACCGGTCCATGGGCCACGATGACCTGTACCCGTTCGTGCTGCCCACGAAGGTGCTGGAGAAGATGCAGTTCATCCACACCGTGGTCGAGGAGCTGACGTCGCAGGAGACCGGGCCGGCGGCGATAGCCGGGTAG
- a CDS encoding DUF6629 family protein, which produces MTADLVVGTALLPVAVATLREVRHWREVPFALLPTIFAFHQLLEAAVWPNGVVPAGLAQVAMRAYIVIALPLLPAWVPLAVLMLEPRGARLRVAPFVALGAVVAAYLAVVVLTRPVGMTRCPHALAYHTDVSHPYLWAALYVIAVIGPAVLSGYRSIVMFGLANLVGLIVVAVLYLQAFTSLWCVYAATLSVLVLVHMLRRRRLPDPHRYRGVPMDRAASI; this is translated from the coding sequence ATGACGGCGGACCTGGTGGTGGGCACGGCGCTGCTACCGGTCGCGGTCGCAACCCTGCGCGAGGTGAGGCACTGGCGGGAGGTGCCATTCGCTTTGCTGCCCACCATTTTCGCGTTCCACCAGCTCCTCGAAGCGGCGGTGTGGCCCAACGGCGTCGTCCCCGCCGGGCTGGCCCAGGTGGCGATGCGCGCTTATATCGTCATCGCATTGCCGTTGCTGCCCGCCTGGGTGCCGCTGGCGGTGTTGATGCTCGAGCCGCGCGGTGCGCGACTGCGGGTGGCGCCCTTCGTGGCGCTCGGCGCCGTCGTGGCGGCATATCTGGCCGTCGTCGTCCTCACCAGGCCGGTCGGGATGACGAGGTGCCCCCATGCGCTGGCGTACCACACCGACGTCAGCCACCCCTATCTGTGGGCGGCGCTCTACGTCATCGCCGTCATCGGCCCGGCGGTGCTGTCGGGCTACCGCTCGATCGTGATGTTCGGGTTGGCGAACCTGGTGGGGCTGATTGTGGTCGCCGTTCTCTACCTGCAGGCGTTCACGTCGCTGTGGTGCGTCTACGCCGCCACGCTGTCGGTCCTGGTGCTGGTGCACATGCTGCGTCGTCGTCGACTGCCCGACCCGCACCGCTACCGCGGCGTTCCCATGGACCGGGCGGCATCGATCTAG
- a CDS encoding circularly permuted type 2 ATP-grasp protein, producing the protein MAVADMTFGAGEAPTAAGGRYDADRLLAGYRTARAQEALFDLRRGPRIGYDELVDRDGNVRPAWSELADAVAERGRAGLDRLRSVVHGLVDNDGITYTEVDPARDGVPGLEPRPWSLDTLPIVVSAADWDLLEAGLVQRSRLLDAVLADLYGPRSMLTGGVLPPELLFGHPGYVRVANGIEVPGHHQLFMHACDLSRLPDGSFAVNADWTQAPSGAGYALADRRVVAHAIPDLYERIAPRPTTPFAQALRLALIDAAPDVAQDPVVVVLTPGIYSETAFDQAYLATLLGFPLVESADLVVRDGKLWMRSLGTLKRVDVVLRRVDAQYVDPLDLRADSRLGVVGLVEAQHRGTVTVVNTLGSGILESPGLLRFLPELAKRLLAEEPLLQTAPTYWAGIAGERSHLLANLSSLLVKSTVGGKTYVGPALSSQQLADLAARIEKTPWQWVGQELPQFSSAPTDHAGVLSSAGVGMRLFTVAQRSGYAPMIGGIGYVLAPGPDAYLLKTVAAKDIWVRPTERARTETVGLPVAEPPAKTAAGTWGVSSPRVLSDLFWIGRYGERAENMARLLIVARDRFHVYRHHQDTEESECVPVLLAALGDITGTDTAADAQDASDGAEMIAVAPSTLWSLTVDPARPGSLVQSVEGLALAARAVRDQLSNDTWMVLAGVERAIALRAEPPDSLAEADALLAHAQAQTLAGMLTLAGVAGESMVRDVGWTMMDIGKRIERALWLTALLQATLITVRGAAAEQTIIESTLVACESSVIYRRRTVGNISVAAVTELMLFDAQNPRSLLYQVDRLRARLKDLPGASGSSRPERLVDEIATLLRRSHPAELEVVAGGRRAELSELLAAVHAELRDLAEAITTTQLALPGGMQPLWGPDERRVMPA; encoded by the coding sequence ATGGCAGTCGCGGACATGACATTCGGAGCCGGCGAGGCCCCGACGGCCGCCGGCGGCCGCTACGACGCGGACCGCCTGCTGGCCGGGTACCGCACCGCCCGCGCCCAGGAGGCGCTGTTCGACCTGCGGCGCGGCCCGCGGATCGGGTACGACGAGTTGGTCGACCGCGACGGGAACGTGCGGCCGGCCTGGTCGGAGCTGGCCGACGCGGTCGCCGAGCGGGGCCGGGCCGGGCTGGACCGGCTGCGGTCGGTGGTGCACGGCCTCGTCGACAACGACGGCATCACCTACACCGAGGTAGACCCGGCCCGCGACGGGGTCCCCGGGCTGGAGCCGAGGCCGTGGAGCCTGGACACCCTGCCGATCGTGGTGTCGGCGGCCGACTGGGACCTGCTGGAGGCCGGGCTGGTGCAGCGGTCGCGCCTGCTCGACGCCGTGCTCGCCGACCTGTACGGGCCGCGCAGCATGCTCACCGGGGGCGTCCTGCCGCCGGAACTGCTGTTCGGCCACCCCGGTTACGTGCGCGTCGCCAACGGAATCGAGGTGCCCGGGCACCACCAGCTCTTCATGCACGCCTGCGACCTGAGCAGGCTGCCCGACGGCAGCTTCGCGGTCAACGCCGACTGGACGCAGGCGCCGTCGGGCGCCGGCTACGCGCTGGCCGACCGCCGCGTCGTCGCCCACGCGATCCCGGACCTCTACGAGCGGATCGCGCCGCGCCCCACCACGCCGTTCGCCCAGGCGCTGCGGCTGGCGCTCATCGACGCGGCGCCCGACGTCGCCCAGGACCCGGTGGTGGTCGTGCTGACCCCGGGCATCTACTCCGAGACCGCTTTCGACCAGGCGTATCTCGCCACCCTGCTGGGCTTCCCGCTGGTGGAGAGCGCCGACCTCGTGGTTCGCGACGGCAAGCTGTGGATGCGTTCGCTCGGGACGCTCAAGCGCGTCGACGTGGTGTTGCGCCGCGTCGACGCGCAATACGTGGATCCCCTTGACCTGCGCGCCGATTCGAGGCTCGGGGTGGTCGGCCTGGTGGAGGCGCAGCATCGCGGGACGGTGACGGTGGTCAACACGCTGGGCAGCGGCATCCTGGAAAGCCCCGGCCTGCTGCGGTTCCTGCCCGAGCTGGCCAAGCGGCTGCTCGCCGAGGAGCCGCTGCTGCAGACCGCCCCGACCTACTGGGCCGGCATCGCCGGCGAGCGCTCCCACCTGCTGGCGAACCTCTCGTCGCTGCTGGTGAAGTCCACCGTCGGCGGGAAAACGTATGTGGGGCCTGCACTTTCGTCCCAGCAGCTGGCCGATCTGGCAGCCCGGATCGAGAAGACGCCGTGGCAGTGGGTGGGCCAGGAGCTGCCGCAGTTCTCGTCGGCGCCCACCGACCACGCCGGCGTGCTGTCGTCGGCCGGCGTCGGCATGCGGCTGTTCACCGTCGCCCAGCGGAGCGGGTATGCGCCAATGATCGGCGGCATCGGCTACGTGCTGGCGCCCGGACCCGACGCATATCTGCTGAAAACCGTTGCCGCCAAGGATATCTGGGTGCGCCCGACGGAGCGCGCACGGACCGAGACCGTGGGCCTGCCCGTGGCCGAGCCGCCGGCGAAGACCGCCGCGGGCACCTGGGGCGTCAGCTCGCCGCGCGTGCTGTCCGACCTGTTCTGGATCGGGCGGTACGGCGAGCGCGCGGAGAACATGGCCCGGCTGCTGATCGTCGCCCGCGACCGCTTCCACGTGTACCGGCACCACCAGGACACCGAGGAAAGCGAGTGCGTGCCCGTGCTGCTGGCCGCGCTGGGTGACATCACCGGGACCGACACCGCCGCCGACGCACAGGACGCCAGCGACGGGGCCGAGATGATCGCCGTCGCCCCGTCGACGCTGTGGTCGCTGACCGTGGACCCCGCGCGGCCGGGGTCGCTGGTCCAGTCGGTGGAGGGGCTGGCGCTGGCGGCGCGCGCGGTGCGCGACCAGCTGTCCAACGACACGTGGATGGTGCTGGCCGGGGTCGAGCGCGCGATCGCGCTGCGGGCCGAACCGCCGGACTCGCTCGCCGAGGCCGACGCGCTGCTGGCCCACGCGCAGGCCCAGACGCTGGCCGGGATGCTGACCCTGGCGGGGGTGGCCGGCGAGTCGATGGTGCGCGACGTCGGCTGGACCATGATGGACATCGGCAAGCGGATCGAACGGGCCCTGTGGCTCACCGCGCTGCTGCAGGCCACGCTCATCACGGTCCGCGGGGCGGCCGCCGAGCAGACGATCATCGAGTCCACCCTGGTGGCATGCGAGTCGTCGGTCATCTACCGGCGCCGCACCGTCGGCAACATCAGCGTCGCCGCGGTGACCGAACTGATGCTGTTCGACGCGCAGAACCCGCGGTCGCTGCTCTACCAGGTGGATCGCCTGCGCGCCCGACTCAAGGACCTGCCGGGCGCGTCGGGGTCGTCACGGCCGGAGCGGCTCGTGGACGAGATCGCCACCCTGCTGCGGCGGTCGCATCCCGCCGAGCTGGAAGTGGTCGCCGGCGGGCGGCGGGCGGAGCTGTCGGAGCTGCTCGCCGCCGTGCACGCGGAGCTGCGCGACCTCGCCGAGGCCATCACCACCACGCAGCTGGCCCTGCCCGGCGGGATGCAACCGCTGTGGGGTCCCGACGAACGCCGGGTGATGCCGGCTTAG
- a CDS encoding transglutaminase family protein, protein MSIKVALEHRTSYTFDRLVGVYPHVVRLRPAPHCRTPIEAYSLRVEPAEHFINWQQDALGNFVARLVFPNPMRRLTITVGLIADLKVINPFDFFIEDWAETWPSGGMTYPKALADDLKPYLRPVDEGGEGSGPGDLARAWVRNFSVPDGTRTIDMLVKLNHAVNADVAYSLRMEAGVQTPDYTLRAGVGSCRDSAWLLVSVLRQLGLAARFVSGYLVQLASDVKALDGPSGPAADFTDLHAWAEVYIPGAGWIGLDPTSGLFAGEGHIPLAATPHPSSAAPITGGTEPCEATLEFSNTVTRVHEDPRVTLPYTDEAWHTICEVGRGVDERMAAADVRLTVGGEPTFVSVDDQVSEQWTTAADGPHKRQRASDLAARLKAVWAPQGLVQRGQGKWYPGEPLPRWQIALYWRTDGRPVWNDEALLADPWATEPADPVDSAAAYEVLAGVADGFGLPLSQVRPAYEDPLQRLAAKARLPEGDPVRAPEDLAPETDTPAGRAALLARLDESTATPEAFVLPLHRTDDDLGWASADWRLRRGRVVLLPGDSPAGLRLPLDSISWKPPRPMFDADPLAAKDALSAESGAAVVTDPEGAPPTAMVAEVRDGLVYVFMPPTGALDHFLDLIARVEAAAAKAGRAVVIEGYDPPPDARLRSTTITPDPGVIEVNVAPSAGFAEQRQLLETLYEQARLARLSTESFDVDGTHGGTGGGNHITLGGATPADSPLLRRPDLLVSLLTYWQRHPSLSYLFAGRFVGTTSQAPRVDEGRAEALYELEIAFAEIARLCAGGAPKPWVTDRALRHLLTDITGNTHRAEFCIDKLYSPDSPRGRLGLLELRGFEMPPHLRMAMVQSLLVRSLVAWFWDEPLRAPLIRHGANLHGRYLLPHFLIHDIADVAADLRAHGIPFETSWLDPFTEFRFPRIGTAVFDGVEIELRGAIEPWTTLGEESTATGTARYVDSSVERIQVRIIGADRHRYVVTVNGYPVPLLATDNPDIHVGGVRFKAWQPPSALHPTISADGPLQFELINLTSGTSCGGCTYHVAHPGGRAYDEPPVNAVEAEARRARRFEATGFTPGKLDLADIREKQARIFTDIGAPGILDLRRVRTVQR, encoded by the coding sequence ATGAGCATCAAAGTGGCGCTGGAGCACCGCACCAGCTACACCTTTGACCGGCTGGTCGGCGTGTACCCGCATGTCGTCCGGCTGCGCCCGGCGCCGCACTGCCGCACCCCGATCGAGGCCTACTCGCTGCGCGTCGAACCGGCCGAGCACTTCATCAACTGGCAGCAGGACGCGCTGGGCAATTTTGTTGCCCGCCTTGTCTTCCCGAACCCGATGCGCCGGCTGACCATCACGGTCGGCCTGATCGCCGACCTGAAGGTGATCAACCCGTTCGATTTCTTCATCGAGGACTGGGCCGAGACCTGGCCGTCCGGCGGAATGACGTACCCCAAGGCGCTGGCCGACGACCTCAAGCCCTACCTGCGGCCCGTCGACGAGGGCGGCGAGGGGTCCGGACCCGGCGATCTGGCGCGGGCGTGGGTGCGGAACTTCTCGGTGCCCGACGGCACGCGCACCATCGACATGCTGGTCAAGCTGAACCACGCGGTCAACGCCGACGTCGCCTACAGCTTGCGGATGGAAGCCGGGGTGCAGACACCGGATTACACGCTGCGCGCCGGCGTCGGCTCCTGCCGGGACTCGGCCTGGCTGCTGGTGTCGGTCCTGCGCCAGCTCGGGCTGGCCGCGCGGTTCGTGTCCGGCTATCTGGTGCAGCTGGCCTCCGACGTCAAGGCGCTCGACGGCCCGTCGGGGCCGGCAGCCGACTTCACCGACCTGCACGCCTGGGCCGAGGTGTACATCCCCGGCGCGGGCTGGATCGGGCTGGACCCGACGTCGGGGCTGTTCGCCGGGGAGGGCCACATCCCGCTGGCCGCCACCCCGCACCCGTCCTCCGCGGCGCCGATCACCGGCGGCACCGAGCCCTGCGAAGCGACGCTGGAATTCTCCAACACCGTCACCCGCGTCCACGAAGACCCGCGCGTCACCCTCCCCTACACCGACGAGGCGTGGCACACGATCTGCGAGGTCGGCCGCGGCGTCGACGAGCGGATGGCGGCCGCCGACGTGCGGCTGACCGTCGGCGGCGAGCCCACCTTCGTGTCGGTGGACGACCAGGTTTCCGAGCAGTGGACGACGGCCGCCGACGGCCCGCACAAGCGGCAACGCGCCTCCGACCTGGCCGCCCGCCTCAAGGCCGTGTGGGCGCCGCAGGGCCTGGTGCAGCGCGGCCAGGGCAAGTGGTATCCCGGGGAACCGTTGCCGCGCTGGCAGATCGCCCTCTACTGGCGCACGGACGGACGGCCGGTGTGGAACGACGAGGCGCTGCTCGCCGACCCGTGGGCCACCGAGCCGGCCGATCCCGTCGACAGCGCAGCGGCGTACGAGGTGCTGGCCGGGGTCGCCGACGGCTTCGGGCTGCCACTGAGCCAGGTGCGCCCGGCCTACGAGGACCCACTGCAGCGGCTCGCGGCCAAAGCCCGCCTGCCCGAGGGCGATCCGGTGCGAGCGCCCGAGGACCTCGCTCCCGAAACCGACACCCCGGCCGGCCGCGCCGCGTTGCTGGCCCGCCTCGACGAATCCACCGCCACTCCAGAGGCGTTCGTCCTGCCGCTGCATCGCACCGACGACGACCTCGGGTGGGCGAGCGCCGACTGGCGGCTGCGCCGCGGGCGCGTCGTGTTGCTCCCCGGCGACTCGCCGGCGGGGCTGCGGCTGCCGCTGGACTCGATCAGCTGGAAGCCCCCGCGGCCCATGTTCGACGCTGACCCCCTGGCAGCGAAGGATGCCCTCTCGGCGGAGTCGGGCGCGGCGGTGGTCACCGATCCCGAGGGGGCGCCGCCGACCGCCATGGTCGCCGAGGTCCGTGACGGCCTGGTGTACGTCTTCATGCCGCCCACCGGGGCGCTCGACCACTTCCTCGACCTCATCGCCCGCGTCGAGGCGGCGGCCGCGAAGGCCGGCCGCGCCGTCGTGATCGAGGGCTACGATCCCCCGCCCGATGCGCGGCTGCGGTCGACGACGATCACCCCCGACCCCGGCGTCATCGAGGTCAACGTGGCGCCCAGCGCCGGCTTCGCCGAGCAGCGTCAACTGCTCGAAACGCTGTACGAGCAGGCCCGATTGGCTCGGCTGTCGACGGAGTCGTTCGACGTCGACGGCACCCACGGCGGCACCGGCGGCGGCAACCACATCACGCTCGGCGGCGCGACGCCCGCGGACTCGCCGCTGCTGCGCCGCCCGGATCTGCTGGTCTCACTGCTCACCTACTGGCAGCGGCACCCGTCGCTGTCCTACCTGTTCGCCGGGCGGTTCGTCGGCACCACCTCGCAGGCGCCGCGGGTGGACGAGGGCCGCGCCGAGGCGCTCTACGAGCTCGAGATCGCCTTCGCCGAGATCGCCCGGCTGTGCGCGGGCGGGGCGCCCAAGCCGTGGGTGACCGACCGCGCGCTGCGGCACCTGCTCACCGACATCACCGGCAACACCCACCGCGCCGAGTTCTGCATCGACAAGCTCTACAGCCCCGACAGCCCCCGCGGGCGGCTCGGCCTGCTCGAGCTGCGCGGGTTCGAGATGCCGCCGCACCTGCGCATGGCGATGGTGCAGTCGCTGCTGGTGCGGTCGCTGGTGGCGTGGTTCTGGGACGAGCCGCTGCGCGCCCCGCTGATCCGCCACGGAGCAAACCTGCACGGGCGATACCTGTTGCCGCACTTCCTGATTCACGACATTGCCGACGTGGCCGCCGACCTGCGCGCGCACGGCATCCCGTTCGAGACGAGCTGGCTTGACCCGTTCACCGAATTCCGCTTCCCGCGCATCGGCACCGCCGTGTTCGACGGGGTGGAGATCGAGCTGCGCGGCGCGATCGAGCCGTGGACGACCCTCGGCGAGGAGTCCACCGCGACGGGCACCGCCCGCTACGTCGACTCGTCGGTCGAGCGCATCCAGGTGCGCATCATCGGCGCCGACCGCCATCGCTACGTGGTGACGGTCAACGGCTACCCGGTTCCGTTGCTGGCCACCGACAATCCCGACATCCACGTGGGCGGTGTGCGGTTCAAGGCCTGGCAGCCGCCGAGCGCGCTGCACCCGACCATCTCGGCGGACGGCCCGCTGCAGTTCGAACTGATCAACCTCACCAGCGGCACCTCGTGCGGCGGTTGCACCTACCACGTCGCCCACCCCGGCGGCCGCGCCTACGACGAGCCGCCCGTGAATGCCGTCGAGGCCGAGGCGCGCCGCGCCCGCCGCTTCGAGGCCACCGGCTTCACCCCCGGCAAGCTGGACCTGGCCGACATCCGGGAGAAGCAGGCCAGGATCTTCACCGACATCGGCGCGCCGGGCATCCTCGATCTGCGGCGTGTGCGTACCGTGCAGCGGTAA